The Burkholderia cepacia genomic interval GTTCATCTTCAGCTCGTGACGGTCGGTCGCATGCGACAGCGTGTGCACGTCGAGCACCTGCTTGACGCCGCCGATCTTCGCGAACACCGTGCTGGTGGTCTGCTTCAGCAGGTACTTGCGCTGCGGCGACAGCGGCGTCTCGTCGAACCAGCACAGATCGGCTTCGAGCTTCTTCGCCGGTGCAACCGGCTCGCCGGACGTGACGAACATGTCGCCGCGCGACACGTCGACGTCTTCCGCGAGGCGGATCGTCACGGTCTGGCCCGCGAACGCGTGCGCGACCGACGCGGTGCCGCCCGGCACCGGCGCGATGATCTCGGCGACCGTCGCGGTGCGGTTCGACGGCAGCACGGCGATCACGTCGCCGACCTTCACTTCGCCCGACTCGATACGGCCCATGTAGCCGCGGAAATCGTCGGCCGAGCTGCCGTCCTGGCGCGCAACCCACTGCACCGGGAAGCGCAGCGCGTCATGCGCCTGCGTCTCGACCGGCAGCGATTCGAGCACGTCGAGCAGCGGTTCGCCCGCGTACCACGGCATGCGTTCGCTCGCACCGACGATGTTGTCGCCCTTCAGCGCCGACACCGGCACGAAGCGCACGTCGGTGAGGCCGAGCTGCTTCGCCAGCGTGACGTACGCGTCGCGGATCTCGTTGAAGCGCGCTTCGCTGTAGTCGACGAGATCCATCTTGTTGATCGCGACGATCACGTGCTGCAGCGCGAGCAGCTTGACGATCGCGCTGTGGCGCTTGGTCTGCGGCAGCAGGTCGGCGACACCGTTCTCGACCGTCACGCGCGTCGCGTCGATCAGGATGATCGCCGCGTGCGCGGTCGAGGCGCCCGTCACCATGTTGCGCGTGTACTGCTCGTGGCCCGGCGTATCGGCGATGATGAACTTGCGCTTCGCGGTCGCGAAATAGCGGTATGCGACGTCGATCGTGATGCCCTGCTCGCGCTCGGCTTCGAGACCGTCGGTCAGCAGCGCGAGGTCGAGCTCGTCGCCGACCGTGCGCTTGTTCTTCGCGCGCGACAGCGCGGACAGCTGGTCGGACAGCACGGCCTTGCTGTCGTACAGCAGGCGGCCGATCAGCGTGCTCTTGCCGTCGTCGACGCTGCCCGCCGTGATGAAGCGCAACACGCCGAGGTCTTCGGTGTTCTCGATGATGCTCATGATGTGAATGTCCTCGTGTGCTTCAGAAATAACCTTGCTTCTTGCGCTGTTCCATCGCGGCTTCGGAGGCCTGGTCGTCCATCCGGGTCGCGCCGCGCTCGGTGATCTCGGTCACCGCCGTCTCGGCGATGATCTTCTCGACGTCGTCCGCGTCGCTCTCGACCGGGCACGTGCAGGAAATGTCGCCGACCGTGCGGAAGCGCACCTGCGCGAGCTCGCTCGTCTCGCCGTCACGCATCGGCGTGAGCGGCGTGACCGGCACGAGCAGGCCGTTGCGGCGTACGATCTCGCGCTGGTGCGCGTAATAGATCGACGGCAGTTCGAGGTTCTCGCGCGCGATGTACTGCCACACGTCGAGCTCGGTCCAGTTCGAGATCGGGAACACGCGCAGGTGCTCGCCGTTGTGCAGGCGGGCGTTGTACAGGCTCCACAGTTCCGGGCGCTGCGCCTTCGGATCCCACTGGCCGAATTCGTCGCGGAACGAGAAGATGCGCTCCTTCGCGCGCGCCTTCTCTTCGTCGCGGCGCGCGCCGCCGATCAGCGCCGTGTAGCCGTGCTGTTCGATCGTCTCGAGCAGCGTGACGGCCTGTGCGGCATTGCGCGAATCGGTTTCGCGGCGCAGCACGACCGTGCCGCGCTTGATCGAATCCTCGACGTGACCGACGACCAGCTCGGCGCCGAGTTCTTTCGCGCGGCGGTCGCGGAAGTCGATCACTTCCTCGTAGTTGTGGCCCGTGTCGATGTGCACGAGCGGGAACGGCAGCGTCGTCTTGCGGTTCGCGCCGAGGCCGAACGCCTTCAGTGCCAGATGCAGCACGACGACCGAATCCTTGCCGCCCGAGAACAACAGCGCCGGCTTGCTGCATTCGGCGACCAGTTCGCGCAGGATGTGGATCGACTCGGCTTCGAGCCAGTCGAGGTGGCCCATGCGGCTGTCGGCACCGGCGGGCGGGGCAAAGGCGGATTGCTCGAGCGTCGTGCTCATGATTTCAGTCCTTCTCTTCTGGGTTCGTGCCGCCCGCTGTCGCGGGCGGCGCAATATTCAGTTTCTTGTCAGGCTTTCAGTGCGTGGCGCCGGTTTCGGCTTCCGCGGGAATCGGCGTGATCGTGATGTGCAGCCCGCATTCCTTCGTATCGCGCGACTCCCACCACCAGCGGCCCGCGCGGCTGTCCTCGCCGGGGCGGATCGCCCGCGTACAGGGCTCGCAGCCGATGCTCGGGTAGCCGCGCGCATGCAGCGGATTCACCGGCACGTCAAACGCGTTAAGGTACGCCCACACGTCGCTTTCCGTCCAGTCGGCGAGCGGGTTGTACTTCGCGATCCCGCGCGCTTCGTCCTGTTCTTCCTCGTGCAGCTCGGCACGCGTGACCGACTGCTCGCGGCGCTGGCCGGTGACCCACGCGCCGACGTCGGCCAGCGCACGGTTCAGCGGCTCGACCTTGCGGATGTGGCAGCACGACTTGCGCAGCTCGACGCTCTCGTAGAACGCATTCAGGCCGTGCTCGGCGACGTACCGGTCGACCGCGTCCTGCTGCGGGTGAAACTGCTCGATCTCGTATCCGTAGCGCTCGCGCACGCGGTCGATCATGCCGAGCGTTTCCGCGTGCAGGCGGCCCGTGTTCAGCGAGAAGATGCCGATCGACACCCCCTTCGACAGGATCGCGTGCGTCAGCAGCATGTCTTCCGCCGCGAGGCTGCTCGCGAACTTCACCTTCGTGACGGGCGCCGATCCGTGCGAGCAGCGCGTCGAGGCGCTCGACCTTCGCGGCGAGTTCCGGCGTCGGCGCGGTGGCGATGGCGTCGCTCATGCGCCCACCTTCGCGTCGGACGCCGCTGCGTCAGCGGCCGCACCGCGACGGCGGAACAGCGGTTCGGGCTGGTCGAACGCGCCCTGATAACGCTGCGTGAATTCCGTGAACGCGTTCAGCGCGTCGTGGATGTCCTTGTCGGCGCGCACCGCGAATGCGTCGAAGCCGCAACGCGACATGTACAGCAACTGGTCGCGCAGCACGTCGCCGATCGCGCGCAGCTCGCCCGTCCAGCCGTGGCGCTCGCGCAGCAGGCGCGCGATGCTGTAGCCGCGGCCGTCCGCGAAGCGCGGGAAGTCGACGGCGACCAGCGAAATCGCGCCGAAGTCGGCCACGAGATCGGCCGGCTCGCTGTCCGGGGCGAGCCACACGCCGAGCTCGTCCTTCGTCTTCGCGGCGACGAGCGCCGCGCGCTCGGCCTGCCACAACGCGAACGGCACCAGCACCTTGCCGGCCGGCAACGCATCGACCGCGGGCAGTGCACCGTCTTCCGCCGCGCGCACGACCTGCCATGCATCGTCGATCACTGCGCGGTTCTTGATAATCGAAGCCATCTGCTAATTCCTTCTACCCGGTTGGTTACGCGTTCACTGCCTGGCGCGCCGCATACACGCGCTCCTTGAACGGCGCGATGCCGATGCGGTCGTACGTGTCGACGAAGCGCTCGCCGTCGACGCGCGATTCGACGAACGTGTCGATCAGCTTCGCGATCACGTCGGGCACTTCTTCCGCCGAGAACGACGGCCCGATCACGCGGCCGAGGCGCGCGCCGTTCCGGCCCGTGCCCTGCTCGCCGCCGAGCGACACCTGGTACCACTCGGCGCCGTCCTTGTCGACGCCGAGGATGCCGATGTTGCCGACGTGGTGGTGACCGCACGAGTTCATGCAGCCGGAAATGTTCAGCGACAGGTCGCCGAGGTCGTACACGTAGTCCAGATCGTCGAAACGCTGCTGGATCGCCAGCGCGATCGGGATCGACTTCGCGTTCGCGAGCGAGCAGAAGTCGCCGCCCGGGCACGCGATGATGTCGGTCAGCAGGCCGATGTTCGGCGTCGCGAAACCGGCCGCCTTCGCCTTTTCCCAGACCTCGAACAGGTCGCGCTTCTTCACGTTCGCGAGAATCAGGTTCTGCTCGTGCGACACGCGCAGCTCGCCGAACGAGTAGGCGTCGGCCCAGTCGGCCACCAGGTCCATCTGCCGGTCGGTCGCATCGCCCGGCGCAACACGGTGATCCTTCAGCGACAGCGTGACGGCTGCATAGCCGGCCACCTTGTGCGGTGCGACGTTACGCTCGACCCAGCGCGCGAACGCCTTGTTCTCGAGCAGGTGCTGTTCGAACGATGCGTCGGTATCGGCCAGCTTCTCGTAGACGGGCGGCCGGAAGTACTGCGACACGCGATCGACTTCCGCCTGCGTGAGCGTCGACGGGCCGTCCTTCAGGTGCTGCCACTCTTCCTCGACCTGCTGCGCGAACTTCGCGGGCGACAGCGCCTTCACGAGGATCTTGATGCGCGCCTTGTACAGGTTGTCGCGGCGGCCGTAGCGGTTGTACACGCGCAGCACGGCTTCGCAGTAGGTCAGCAGGTGCTGCCACGGCAGGTCTTCCTTGATCACCGCGCCGACGATCGGGGTACGGCCGAGGCCGCCGCCCGCGAGGATGCTCGCGACCACTTCGCCCTGCGCGTTCTTCTTCAGGTACACGCCGAGGTCATGGATCTGCACGGCCGCGCGGTCGACCTTCGAGCCCGACACCGCGATCTTGAACTTGCGCGGCAGCCATGCGAATTCGGGATGGAACGTCGACCACTGGCGCAGGATTTCCGACCACGGGCGCGGATCGATCTCCTCGTCTTGAGCGACGCCGGCGAACTGGTCGGCCGTGATGTTGCGGATGCAGTTGCCCGACGTCTGGATGCCGTGCATCTGCACCGACGCGAGCTTCGCGAGGATCTCGGGCGTTTCCTCGAGCTGGATCCAGTTGAACTGGATGTTCGAGCGGGTCGAGAAGTGGCCGTAGCCGCGGTCGTGTTCGCGGGCGATGCGCGCCAGCATCCGGAGCTGGTCGCTGCGCAGGTTGCCGTACGGAATCGCGATGCGGTGCATGTACGCGTGGCGCTGCATGTACAGGCCGTTCTGCAGGCGCAGCGGACGGAATTCTTCTTCGCTCAACTCGCCCGACAGCCGGCGGCGCACCTGATCGCGGTACTGCGCGACACGCTCGTCGACGATCGTCTGGTCGTATTGGTCGTACTGATACATTCGGGGACCCCAGGGTTTTCGTGGTGACCGCGCGACGTCCTAGCCACGTCGCGCCCGAATCTCCGTTCCGTCGCCATGGCCGGCCTTCCGCTGCCCGGATGGATTGCTAATGACGAAAACAGATATCCATATTTGAAAAACTCCGGTGAATCGTAATAAACTCGCCTTATATTTCAAACGACTAAAAAATTCTGTTGATATGCGGAAGGGTTATAAATGAACCTGCACCAATTTCGCTTCGTGCGCGAGGCCGTCCGGCAGAATTTCAACCTCACCGAGGCCGCCAAGGCGCTCTACACGTCGCAGCCGGGGGTATCGAAGGCGATCATCGAGCTCGAGGACGAGCTCGGCGTGGAGATCTTCACGCGGCACGGCAAGCGCGTGCGCTCGCTCACCGAGCCGGGCAGGATCATCCTCGCGTCGGTCGAGCGGATTCTTCAGGAGGTTGAAAGCCTTAAAAGGGTCGGAAAAGATTACGCAGCACAGGATCAGGGCAACCTGACCATCGCCGCGACCCACACGCAGGCCCGCTACTCGCTGCCGGCCGCGATCGCCGAATTCAAGAAGCGCTTTCCGAAGGTACACCTGTCGATCCTGCAAGGCAGCCCGACACAGGTGGCCGAGATGGTGATCCACGACCAGGCCGATCTGGCGATCGCGACCGAGGCGATCTCCGACTACAAGGAGCTCGTGTCGCTGCCCTGCTTCCAGTGGCATCACGCGGCCGTCGTGCCGGCCGACCACCCGTTGCTCGAACGCAAGCCGGTCACGCTCGACGATCTCGCGCAGTACCCGCTGATTACGTACGACGACGCGTTCGCGGGCCGCAAGAAGATCAACCATGCGTTTGCGCTTCGCGGGCTGTCGCCGGACATCGTGCTCGAGGCGATCGACGCCGACGTGATCAAGACCTACGTCGAACTCGGCCTCGGCGTCGGGATCATGGCCGACATCGCGTTCAATCCCGAGCGCGACCGCAACCTGCGGCTGATCCCGGTCGGCCACCTGTTCGGCAGCAACGTGACGCGTGTCGCGCTCAAGCAGGGCGCCTACCTGCGCAGCTATGTGTATACGCTCGTCGAACTGCTGTCGCCGACGCTGAACCGCAAGCTGATCGAACAGGCGCTCAAGGGCGAATCCGAATCGTACGAGCTTTGACCGGCGCGCATGATGACAGGGGGTGCACATTGCCCCCTTTTTTTCGGGTACGGCGCGTTCGTCCATCTCGGCCAGTGACACGCCTTCGACTTTCCGAGCTTGCCCGGCCCCGCATTTTCAGGGATAATCCGCGTTTTCGCCGCGCACAATCGCATGCGCGGCCAGGATCAAGCCCAGGTGGTGAAATTGGTAGACGCAGGGGACTCAAAATCCCCCGCCGCAAGGCGTGCCGGTTCGATTCCGGCCCTGGGCACCAGACACGCCGCGCATCATGCGTGGCCTGCCATCGAAACCCGCGAAAGCCAGACGCTTCGCGGGTTTTTTCTTTTCGGCGCGCTCGCCAAGTGCATTCGCCGCCGCAACGCGCCTGCCCGTGCGACTGTCCAACCGACAGCACCAAGACGCAACCGGAGGCACCCCATGTTCCTGCGAGCGATTTCACGATGGCTCGGCGGCGGCATGCTCGCGTCGACCCTATGGCTCACGCTGTCCGGGTGCGACCTGCTTCGCGAACCGCCGGTGCCCGACTGGCCGGGGCCGCATGCGCCCTACCCGTTCCCGGACAACATTCCACATCGCACCGAATGACCGATGCGCCCCTCCGAGGCGCCACAAGCCGCTCTCCCGGCCAATCCGCCATCGCGCCGCTCAGCCGGCGCGCCCCGTCTCGCGCAGCGCATCGCCCATCAGCTCGCCGAACCACTCGACGAAGGCATTGAGCCGCCGCGAACGATGGCGCCGGTGCGGATACACGGCCGATACGTCCATCGGCGCGGCGCGGTGGCCCGGCATCACGTCGACGAGTGCGCCGCTGACGAGCAGATGCTCGACGTCGAAGCGCGGAATCTGGATCAGCCCCATCCCGGCGATGCAGCTGGCGATATAGGTTTCGGCGTTGTTGACGATCACGCGGCTGGGCAGCGCGAACTGGCGCGTCGTGCCGTGCTCGCACACTTCCCACGGCAGCTCGCGCCCGGTCGTCGGCGACGCATAGCCGATCGCCCAGTGTCCGTGCGCAAGCGCGTCCGGATGCTCGGGCACGCCGCATTCGCGCAGGTAGTCGGGGCTCGCGCAGTTGATCAGCGTGAACTGCCCGAGCGGCCGCACGACGAGGCTGCTGTCCGCGAGCCGCCCGACGCGGATCGCGCAGTCGACGCCCTCCTGCACCAGGTCGATCGAACGATCCGTCGAGCCGAGCGACAGTTGCAGCTTCGGGTACCGGCGAAACAGCGACGGCAGCGCGGGCGCCACCATCCGGCGCGCGATCCGGCTCGGCACGTCGACGTTCAGCCTGCCGATCACGTCGCGGTCGCGACGGCGGAACAGGCGGTCGAGTTCATCGGCTTCCGCGAGCAGGCGCCGGCCGCGTTCGAGCAGCAGCGCGCCGTCGGCAGTCAGCTGCACCTGGCGCGTCGTGCGATGCAAGAGGCGCGTGCCGAGCCCCGTCTCGAGCTGCTGGACGGCCGCCGACACGGTCGCGCGCGGCACGTCGAGCGCGTGCGCGGCCTTGATGAAGCTGCCCATCTCGGCAACCTGCAGGAAGATTCTGACCTGATCCAGCTTGTCCATCGGCAAGAAGCGTGGGTTCGGGCGCGCACCGTCGTCCGGCGCGCCGGATGTGAAAAGGCGCGCGGCCGTGATGCCCGCGCGCCCGTCCATTGTCCACGCAAACGCGCCATTGCGGTGCGCGGACCCGCCCGACCGGTTACTTGGTCGGTTACTTGGTCGTATAGCCGCCGTTGATCAGGATCGTCTGGCCCGTGATCCACCAGCCGTCGGTGACGAGATGGCGAATGAACGGCACGACGTCCTCGATGTCGGTCAGGCCCGTCTTGCTGAACGGCGACAGCGCCGCCGCCGTCTTGTGATACGCGACCGCATCGGCCCCCTCGGCCGGATAGAAGAACGGCGTGTCCATCGGACCCGGCCCGACGGCCGTCACCGAGATCCCGCGCGCGCCGTATTCCTTCGATGCCGCGCGCGTGAAATGCTCGACCGGCGCCTTCGATCCTTCGTACGCCGCATAAAACGGCGTGAACGCGCCGAGCAGCGACGTCACGAGCGTGACGAGCTTGCCGTGATCCTCGAGGTGCCGCCCCGCTTCCTTGATGAAGAAGAACGCCGACTTGCTGTTGACCGCGAACATGTCGTCGTACTCGGCCTCGCTGATCTCGGTGAACGGCTTCTTCAGCACCTTGCCGACCGTGTTGATCGCGATGTCGATCTTGCCGAAGCGCTGCTTCGCGTCGTCGAACAGCTTCGCGACCGCGGCGGCCGTCGTCAGGTCGCCCTGGAACGTGGCAGCTTCCGCGCCGGCCGCGCGCACCGCGGCGGCGGTCTCCTCGGCCTGTGCCTGCGATGCGGCGCTGTTGTAGTGAATCGCCACTGCCTTCGCGCCGTGGCTCGCCAAATCCCGGGCGATCAGGCCGCCGAGATTCTTTGCGCCGCCTGCGATCAGGACGACCTTGTCTGCGAGCGTATGAGTTGCCACGGTGGACTCCTTTTCTCGTTGAACGAAACTTGGAGTGTAGGCACGTGCGACGCACCGGTCAGCCGGTCGCGGCTGGATGGATTATCCAGAAAATCGATCCAATCCGGCGCCGCATGCGCCTTATGCGCACGCTCAGCGCGCGTGCCGCTCGGCGTCGATCCTGCCGAGCAGCCATTGCATGCCGGCCAGATGCTGCTGGTCGTGGCTGCACAGGTAGTGGACGAGCCCGCGCACGGTCAGCGAGCCGTAACCGTCGAATTCGCCGATGCGCGCCAGTTGGGCCGGCGTGAGGCGCGCCACGATGTCGACCGTCCGGCGCCGGGCGTCGCGAAACGCGGCGAGCACGTCGGATGCGCGGGCGTCGTCGTAGCGGCGCTCGATCGCGAGCGCGTCGCCATCGATCGACATGAGCAGCGGGCGGTCTTCCTCGAGCATCCGCCGCAACCGCACGTGATAACCGTCGATCTCGATGTCGCGCACGTGGCAGAGCTGCCCGAGCGGCGAGAAGTGCTCGCTCGGGATCCCGGCCCAGTCGTCGGGCGTCCAGCGCGCGTAGCCGTCGGGGACGGCCGCGAAATGGGCTTCGAGCTGACGGGGAAAATCGGCGAGTGCGTCGAGCGTCGTCGGATTCATGCGAGCGTCTCCGTGTCGAATGCGGGGCAGCGGACGCCGCCCCGCCGCTGCATTCATTTCACGCTGAAGCCGTACGCGCCCTGCGTGCGGTGCCCGTCGGTCGCGACGGCCACCCATTTCACCGTATAGGCGCCCGTGCCGACCGCCGTGAGCGGCACCGTCATCCGCTTGCGGTTCGACGCGTCGATGCGCACGTGACCGTCCGACACCGTCTTGCCGCTGCCGTCGACGACGACGATCGAGCTGAACGCCGGCTCCAGCGGCTCGGTGAAGTCGATCGTGACGGCGGTCGGTGCGACGGCCAGCGCGGCGTTGGCCGCCGGATCGGCTTTGGCCGGCCGCGCATGCGCGAATGCGGCCGTCGACACGGTCGCGGCGAGCGCGACGGCGGCCGCCTTGCGGCCGAGGGAGAGCAGATCGAAGGTCATGTTCTTGTTCGTGATGAAGGATCGGATGCCGCGCGCGCGAACTGCCCGCGGCGCTCCGGCAGCTTACCAGTGCACGCGCCGTCGTGCCGGGGAGCGGGCGCCGCTTGATAGAATGCGCGCGCTATGGATCTCGAAAGCATTCTCTACACCCAGGGCTTCGGTTCGCGCCGCCAGTGCCGCGGCCTGGTCGAGGCGGCGCGCGTCGCGGTCGCCGGCGCGCCCTGCACCGACCCCGACGCCGCGTTCGATACCGACGGCCTGGTCGTTTCGGTCGACGGCGTCGCATGGCCGTTCCATGCGCGCGTGTATCTCGCGCTCAACAAGCCGGCCGGCTACGAGTGTTCGCGCGACCCGCAGCACCACGCGAGCGTGTTCAGCCTGCTGCCCGCGCCGCTCGTCGCGCGCGGCGTGCAGTGCGTCGGTCGCCTCGACCAGGACACGACGGGCCTGCTGC includes:
- a CDS encoding nitrite/sulfite reductase encodes the protein MYQYDQYDQTIVDERVAQYRDQVRRRLSGELSEEEFRPLRLQNGLYMQRHAYMHRIAIPYGNLRSDQLRMLARIAREHDRGYGHFSTRSNIQFNWIQLEETPEILAKLASVQMHGIQTSGNCIRNITADQFAGVAQDEEIDPRPWSEILRQWSTFHPEFAWLPRKFKIAVSGSKVDRAAVQIHDLGVYLKKNAQGEVVASILAGGGLGRTPIVGAVIKEDLPWQHLLTYCEAVLRVYNRYGRRDNLYKARIKILVKALSPAKFAQQVEEEWQHLKDGPSTLTQAEVDRVSQYFRPPVYEKLADTDASFEQHLLENKAFARWVERNVAPHKVAGYAAVTLSLKDHRVAPGDATDRQMDLVADWADAYSFGELRVSHEQNLILANVKKRDLFEVWEKAKAAGFATPNIGLLTDIIACPGGDFCSLANAKSIPIALAIQQRFDDLDYVYDLGDLSLNISGCMNSCGHHHVGNIGILGVDKDGAEWYQVSLGGEQGTGRNGARLGRVIGPSFSAEEVPDVIAKLIDTFVESRVDGERFVDTYDRIGIAPFKERVYAARQAVNA
- the cysD gene encoding sulfate adenylyltransferase subunit CysD, with the protein product MSTTLEQSAFAPPAGADSRMGHLDWLEAESIHILRELVAECSKPALLFSGGKDSVVVLHLALKAFGLGANRKTTLPFPLVHIDTGHNYEEVIDFRDRRAKELGAELVVGHVEDSIKRGTVVLRRETDSRNAAQAVTLLETIEQHGYTALIGGARRDEEKARAKERIFSFRDEFGQWDPKAQRPELWSLYNARLHNGEHLRVFPISNWTELDVWQYIARENLELPSIYYAHQREIVRRNGLLVPVTPLTPMRDGETSELAQVRFRTVGDISCTCPVESDADDVEKIIAETAVTEITERGATRMDDQASEAAMEQRKKQGYF
- a CDS encoding SDR family oxidoreductase, producing MATHTLADKVVLIAGGAKNLGGLIARDLASHGAKAVAIHYNSAASQAQAEETAAAVRAAGAEAATFQGDLTTAAAVAKLFDDAKQRFGKIDIAINTVGKVLKKPFTEISEAEYDDMFAVNSKSAFFFIKEAGRHLEDHGKLVTLVTSLLGAFTPFYAAYEGSKAPVEHFTRAASKEYGARGISVTAVGPGPMDTPFFYPAEGADAVAYHKTAAALSPFSKTGLTDIEDVVPFIRHLVTDGWWITGQTILINGGYTTK
- a CDS encoding CysB family HTH-type transcriptional regulator, whose product is MNLHQFRFVREAVRQNFNLTEAAKALYTSQPGVSKAIIELEDELGVEIFTRHGKRVRSLTEPGRIILASVERILQEVESLKRVGKDYAAQDQGNLTIAATHTQARYSLPAAIAEFKKRFPKVHLSILQGSPTQVAEMVIHDQADLAIATEAISDYKELVSLPCFQWHHAAVVPADHPLLERKPVTLDDLAQYPLITYDDAFAGRKKINHAFALRGLSPDIVLEAIDADVIKTYVELGLGVGIMADIAFNPERDRNLRLIPVGHLFGSNVTRVALKQGAYLRSYVYTLVELLSPTLNRKLIEQALKGESESYEL
- a CDS encoding DinB family protein, with the protein product MNPTTLDALADFPRQLEAHFAAVPDGYARWTPDDWAGIPSEHFSPLGQLCHVRDIEIDGYHVRLRRMLEEDRPLLMSIDGDALAIERRYDDARASDVLAAFRDARRRTVDIVARLTPAQLARIGEFDGYGSLTVRGLVHYLCSHDQQHLAGMQWLLGRIDAERHAR
- a CDS encoding DUF934 domain-containing protein, with amino-acid sequence MASIIKNRAVIDDAWQVVRAAEDGALPAVDALPAGKVLVPFALWQAERAALVAAKTKDELGVWLAPDSEPADLVADFGAISLVAVDFPRFADGRGYSIARLLRERHGWTGELRAIGDVLRDQLLYMSRCGFDAFAVRADKDIHDALNAFTEFTQRYQGAFDQPEPLFRRRGAAADAAASDAKVGA
- a CDS encoding LysR family transcriptional regulator, with product MDKLDQVRIFLQVAEMGSFIKAAHALDVPRATVSAAVQQLETGLGTRLLHRTTRQVQLTADGALLLERGRRLLAEADELDRLFRRRDRDVIGRLNVDVPSRIARRMVAPALPSLFRRYPKLQLSLGSTDRSIDLVQEGVDCAIRVGRLADSSLVVRPLGQFTLINCASPDYLRECGVPEHPDALAHGHWAIGYASPTTGRELPWEVCEHGTTRQFALPSRVIVNNAETYIASCIAGMGLIQIPRFDVEHLLVSGALVDVMPGHRAAPMDVSAVYPHRRHRSRRLNAFVEWFGELMGDALRETGRAG
- a CDS encoding sulfate adenylyltransferase subunit 1, whose translation is MSIIENTEDLGVLRFITAGSVDDGKSTLIGRLLYDSKAVLSDQLSALSRAKNKRTVGDELDLALLTDGLEAEREQGITIDVAYRYFATAKRKFIIADTPGHEQYTRNMVTGASTAHAAIILIDATRVTVENGVADLLPQTKRHSAIVKLLALQHVIVAINKMDLVDYSEARFNEIRDAYVTLAKQLGLTDVRFVPVSALKGDNIVGASERMPWYAGEPLLDVLESLPVETQAHDALRFPVQWVARQDGSSADDFRGYMGRIESGEVKVGDVIAVLPSNRTATVAEIIAPVPGGTASVAHAFAGQTVTIRLAEDVDVSRGDMFVTSGEPVAPAKKLEADLCWFDETPLSPQRKYLLKQTTSTVFAKIGGVKQVLDVHTLSHATDRHELKMNDIGRVALTLQKPIVCDTYDAHPGTGAFVLIDEATHHTVAAGMIRAFSA
- a CDS encoding copper resistance CopC family protein translates to MTFDLLSLGRKAAAVALAATVSTAAFAHARPAKADPAANAALAVAPTAVTIDFTEPLEPAFSSIVVVDGSGKTVSDGHVRIDASNRKRMTVPLTAVGTGAYTVKWVAVATDGHRTQGAYGFSVK